One segment of Argiope bruennichi chromosome 11, qqArgBrue1.1, whole genome shotgun sequence DNA contains the following:
- the LOC129956769 gene encoding protein adenylyltransferase Fic-like, with the protein MIPSFFPDSHEVELHNEDAAFLDNLRQVFSTSKYQNHGTELEAMKAIQIALKMKDSMKLKKAKRLFEHALTLQPLHPEVLNHYAEFLEENKNDVITADHLYVKVLILCPNHTRALVNRTRTMPLVEARDRKELERIDKKRTDLVTLKHNQSALKRIRKEVYFLHIHHTLALEGNTMSLSETRAVVETKTTIPGKSIMEHNEILGIESALRYINKTLLNLSERLTVFDILEIHKRVLGHVDPLSAGTFRRNQVFVGDYVPPPASEVRYLMERFVEWLQSDNMKLFHPVKRAAVAHYRLAHIHPFVDGNGRTARLLMNLILMKAGYPPVIIRKQDRSMYYNTLQMANEGDVRPFIRFIAHCTECTLDVFLNAHEYDRPCFKALEPRTNCSNDAISL; encoded by the coding sequence ATGATTCCAAGTTTCTTTCCTGATTCACACGAAGTGGAATTACATAATGAAGATGCAGCTTTTTTAGATAACCTCCGTCAGGTATTTTCAACATCAAAATACCAAAATCATGGCACCGAATTAGAAGCTATGAAAGCTATACAGATTGCTCTAAAGATGAAAGATTCAATGAAACTGAAAAAGGCGAAAAGGTTATTCGAGCACGCTTTGACATTACAGCCTTTACATCCAGAAGTTCTAAATCATTATGCAGAATTTCTAGAAGAAAACAAGAACGATGTCATTACAGCTGATCACTTGTATGTCAAGGTTCTGATTTTGTGCCCCAACCACACCCGGGCTCTTGTCAATCGAACCAGGACCATGCCTCTTGTGGAGGCAAGGGATCGAAAAGAACTGGAAAGAATCGATAAAAAAAGAACAGACTTAGTGACTTTGAAGCATAATCAATCGGCTCTCAAAAGAATTAGAAAGGAGGTTTATTTCCTTCACATACACCATACTTTGGCCTTAGAAGGCAATACCATGTCCCTTTCTGAGACCAGAGCAGTTGTAGAGACCAAAACAACCATTCCAGGCAAAAGCATCATGGAGCATAACGAGATTTTGGGAATCGAGTCAGCCTTAAGGTACATAAATAAGACTTTATTGAACCTATCAGAACGATTGACTGTCTTCGATATTTTAGAAATCCATAAAAGGGTCCTTGGTCATGTGGATCCCCTGTCAGCTGGTACTTTCCGTCGAAATCAGGTCTTTGTGGGGGATTATGTACCACCACCTGCTTCAGAGGTCAGATATCTGATGGAACGATTCGTCGAATGGCTCCAGTCGGATAACATGAAGCTGTTTCATCCAGTGAAAAGGGCTGCTGTGGCCCATTACAGACTCGCCCATATTCATCCATTTGTAGACGGAAACGGCAGAACTGCTCGCCTGCTCATGAACTTGATCCTCATGAAAGCCGGATATCCTCCCGTTATCATAAGGAAACAAGACAGGTCGATGTATTACAACACCTTACAAATGGCCAACGAAGGCGATGTTAGGCCTTTTATCCGCTTCATTGCCCATTGCACTGAGTGCACATTGGATGTTTTTCTCAATGCCCATGAATATGATAGACCATGTTTCAAAGCTCTGGAGCCCAGAACAAATTGTTCAAATGACGCCATATCGCTTTGA